The following nucleotide sequence is from Synergistaceae bacterium.
ATGGGGATCCGCCCTGCACTAAGGCGGTGAATGCGAATGTCTTCACGTAAAGGCAAGAAACACACCAGCAAGAAGCAGCGACGTGATTTCCTTCCCGGGATACATCACCTCATCGCTGCTCTCTATTATTTAGCGAAACTTGTCTGCTTTATATGGGATAAGTGCTCCAAGTAGCTGGGTGCTTTAATTTAAAGTTTTCAGGGGAATAAAAGCTAACTCCCTTCGCTTCCCCCTTTTTTCTTATCATAATTCTATCACATAAAAATTTTTTGAGATTTATATTTATCATGACAGCAAAATTTTTTTATTAAGACTCGTACAAAATTTTTTATCCCGTGTATATATTTATCGCGTTGATATTTTTTCATGATAGAAATTTTTTTGTGATTATAAACTCAACCCGCTGAAAGTTTTATGATATAATTCTGTATTAGTAAATGTATTAGTAAAATTTATATTTTAGCTGTGAAAGGGTGAAAGTTTTTTATGAGTTCAATTATACGCAAACGAATCAATAATACAATTTATATATACGAAGTCAAGTCATACCGCGATAAAGATAAACGAGTCCGCACTAAATGGAAAATTTTAGGCAAAGAAGACTCCGACGGGATATTAATTGCCTCAAAGAAAAGAAAGAAATTACCCGCTCAAATTATACGCGTCAAGAAAGTTTCTAATATAATCAAGATAAAAATTTTAAAGCATTCTCATTCACAATCACAAACAGGAACAGAGGCAAATATTAATCATGAATATTCTAATAACGGGACAAAACAGTTACACGGGGACGAACTTAGCAAATCACTTATTAGCACATGGACACAAAGTAAAATTTTTGAGTCTTCACGGTCAGGACTGGGAGAATGAAAATTTTTCAGGGTTTGACTCAATCTTTCACGCGGCGGGGATTGCACACGATGACGCAAAAAAAGTTAATGACTCCTCAAAAGATTTATATTTTGCTATAAATTCAAATCTCGCATATAACACAGCACTCAAGGCCAAGCGCGAGGGAGTCAAGCAATTTATTTATATGAGTTCGTCAATAATTTACGGTGAGTCAGCTCCTATAGGCCGCGAAAAATTTATAACCCGCAAGACACAGCCAAGCCCGGCAAGCTATTACGGTGAAAGCAAACTCAAAGCCGAGAATCTATTAACGCCCCTGAATGACGAAAATTTTAAAATTTGTATATTGCGATGTCCTATGATTTACGGCAAATTCTGCAAAGGAAATTATCCCCTGTTAGCTAAACTTGCTCAAAAATTGCCGGCCTTCCCTAAAATTAATAATACACGTTCAATGCTTTATATAAAAAATTTTGCCGAGTTCGTGCGCCTGATAATCACTAATCAAGAACGCGGATTTTTTTGGCCTCAAAACAGCGAGTACTCGAATACTTCAGAACTTGTGAAATTAATAGCGAATTCTCACAACAAAAAAATTTTATTGCTGCCAGGCTTTGAATGGATCTTAAAAATTTTAGCGCGTAAAATCAAACTCGTTAATAAGGCGTTCGGCTCGCTTGCTTACTCTCAAGATTTAAGCATTTACAGGAATAATTACAGGCTTTACACTCTAGCACAAAGCATAAACGAGACAGAATTATAATTTATTTATTGCACCTGTTCCGCCCTCGATTACTCCTTTATGCTTAAATACGTTCGTGAAAGTCTTGATTATGCATAATAAATCAAACATGAATGACTCGCGCTTGACATATTCGCCGTCAAATT
It contains:
- a CDS encoding NAD-dependent epimerase/dehydratase family protein codes for the protein MNILITGQNSYTGTNLANHLLAHGHKVKFLSLHGQDWENENFSGFDSIFHAAGIAHDDAKKVNDSSKDLYFAINSNLAYNTALKAKREGVKQFIYMSSSIIYGESAPIGREKFITRKTQPSPASYYGESKLKAENLLTPLNDENFKICILRCPMIYGKFCKGNYPLLAKLAQKLPAFPKINNTRSMLYIKNFAEFVRLIITNQERGFFWPQNSEYSNTSELVKLIANSHNKKILLLPGFEWILKILARKIKLVNKAFGSLAYSQDLSIYRNNYRLYTLAQSINETEL